A region of Asterias amurensis chromosome 22, ASM3211899v1 DNA encodes the following proteins:
- the LOC139954029 gene encoding serine/threonine-protein kinase 38-like produces the protein MITTATMTTTTGGVRFSPHTYDKVTKAKVTLENFYTNLWFQKEERLNRQKKLEESISGLSEEEKREKRNQHALKETEFLRLKRSRLGVDDFDSIKVIGRGAFGEVRLVQKKDTGHIYAMKILRKADMHEKEQVAHVRAERDILVEADNSWVVKMYYSFQDPHNLYLIMEFLPGGDMMTLLMSKETLSEECTQFYVAETVLAIHSIHKLMFIHRDIKPDNLLLDSKGHIKLSDFGLCTGLKKAHRTDFYRDLSRAHPRDFSSIKPMDAKDSKRKMESWKKNRRALAYSTVGTPDYIAPEVFVQTGYTHVCDWWSLGVIMYEMLIGYPPFCSETPQETYRKVMTWRDTLLFPEEVPISAEARDLIQKFCCDSEHRIGRNDIEEIKAHPFFKGVDWEHIRERPAAIPVTVKSFDDTSNFDEFPDIELKPIAPPPSEGEENYKDWVFINYTFKRFEGLTQRGVPQRTPAHMITRQLIQDKGM, from the exons ACAAAAGAAGCTGGAAGAGTCAATCTCGGGTCTTTCTGAGGAAGAG aAACGAGAGAAAAGAAATCAGCATGCCCTCAAGGAGACGGAGTTCCTTCGACTCAAGAGGTCAAGGCTTGGGGTCGATGACTTTGATTCAATCAAGGTCATAGGTCGAGGGGCGTTTGGAGAGGTGCGGCTTGTTCAGAAGAAGGACACAGGTCATATATATGCTATGAAGATACTCAGGAAAGCTGATATGCATGAAAAGGAACAG GTTGCCCATGTGAGAGCTGAGCGAGACATCCTGGTTGAAGCAGATAACTCTTGGGTTGTTAAGATGTATTATTCCTTTCAAGATCCGCACAATCTTTACTTGATCATGGAGTTCTTACCAGGAG GCGACATGATGACGTTACTCATGAGTAAAGAAACACTGTCTGAGGAATGTACTCAGTTCTACGTGGCAGAAACCGTCCTAGCCATCCATTCCATCCATAAATTGATGTTTATTCATCGAGACATAAAACCTGATAACTTACTACTCGATTCAAAG GGTCACATTAAGCTGTCTGATTTTGGTCTGTGCACGGGTCTGAAGAAAGCTCATCGAACCGACTTCTACAGAGATCTCTCCAGAGCACACCCTAGAGATTTCT cgAGTATAAAACCAATGGACGCCAAAGATTCCAAGAGGAAAATGGAGAGTTGGAAGAAGAACAGAAGAGCTTTG gcgtATTCAACAGTTGGCACCCCCGACTATATCGCACCCGAAGTCTTCGTTCAAACGGGTTACACTCACGTCTGTGATTGGTGGTCGCTAGGCGTGATTATGTATGAGATGCTGATTGGCTACCCTCCGTTCTGCTCGGAGACACCCCAGGAGACGTATCGTAAGGTCATGACTTGGAGAGACACACTACTGTTCCCTGAGGAGGTTCCAATCTCCGCTGAGGCCAGGGACCTCATTCAAAA GTTCTGTTGTGACAGTGAGCATCGTATCGGTCGTAATGACATTGAGGAGATCAAGGCTCATCCATTCTTCAAGGGGGTGGACTGGGAGCACATCCGTGAGCGACCTGCCGCTATCCCAGTAACAGTCAAGAGTTTTGACGACACGTCTAACTTTGACGAGTTTCCGGACATTGAGCTCaaaccaa TCGCGCCTCCTCCCAGTGAAGGTGAAGAAAACTACAAGGATTGGGTGTTCATCAACTACACCTTCAAGCGGTTTGAAGGACTAACCCAGAGGGGGGTGCCTCAAAGGACGCCAGCCCACATGATCACACGACAGCTCATCCAGGATAAAGGAATGTAA